The genomic interval GATTTTGTGAGTTTTGAAATTGAATTAATCCGAGGATTTGATAATCTTCCAATTCAGGGTATTATTGAGGAATTAGCTCCCAAGCATATTGATGATTTTGTCAATTTATGGTCTAAGGAATTACAAAAATATCAAACCCAAGATAAACAATGGGACTGGTTATTTAAATTAAATTTTATTAGAAGAAATTCGGAATTTGAAGGATATGCGCTCGTAGCAGAAGACAGCACACAAGGGTTAATGAAAATAGAAACTCAACGTCATGGTTCTCATGAGGAATACGGACGAAAACTAGTATATGTGGAATTTTTAGCTTCCGCACCTTGGAATAGAAAAGTTATCCAACGTCCGCCAAGGTTTCGAGGTGTTGGTACTAACCTGTTACGTTACGCCAGACTCAGAAGTGTGGAGTTAGGATATGGTGGAAGGGTAGGGTTACACTCTTTACCTGAAAGTGTGCGATTTTACGAAAATCAATTGATGAACAATTTCGGAGTAGATGAAAATCAGAACAATTTAATTTATTTTGAATACAGTCAGCTACGACGATAATAGACAAAAATCTGGATATGGAAGAAAATATTACAGTTGAAGAAGCAATTGAATTATTGTTTAACCGTGAATCTATACAAGCAGCAATTCGTGCTGAAGATGAAGCTGCTTGCGATGTAAGCGCAGGACTTGATTGGGGTAATGAGCGAGTGTTTGTTGCCTTTATGAAAAATCCGGCATTATTACATAGGATGACAATACTACGTTTATCCCTCAACCGAGAAATTCGTCAGATGCTACAGGGATGGAATCTAGGAGTAGGGGAAGAAAAAGCTATTGAAACTGCATCTACACGTTTATTGTCTCGTCTACAATTACCACAGCAAAAAGCTATTCCTTCCCTAGAAAGTATATTGATGCGTGATGATTTGTACTCCGAAGAATTGATTGGTGATAGCCAAGTATTACAGGAATTGTTGAGTGTGCTGTACAACAATGAAGACTGGGATGCAATTGCAACTGTTGCCGGAAATGCAGTGCGTGAAGGTATCTTAATAAATGTTGAGTCATCTCGCTTAATAGCGTAACAAAATTAAATAGGGTTACTCTCCAAAGATGGTAAAGGCAAAGTGATGTGGTTTTTACCCGTCGCTTTATTTTTTCTCATTTCTGGTGTGGAGATCAAAGGTTTGACCTTACAGGGCTTGGTCATTTGCTCCTAAATTTTGTATTCTTCATTAGTATCAGTTGCACTCCCCACACCAAAGAAACTATGCCTAAGAATTGGACATTAAAAGTAGACCAGTTCTTCAATGCAAACCCCCACTGCATTATCGCTACCGTTCACGTTGACAGTTTCCCTGCCGACCTACCTCTAGAACCCAATATCAGAGAACCCAACCGCAAAAGCTCGACATACAGACAAATCTTTGACTCCTTAACCACTGAGCCTGACAAATTCTTCTCCAGACATAGTGGTATCGTGCTGTGTGCCAACAAGGTCAAGCCTAACAGTAAAAAGACTCAGCTAGAACTAGAGATACTGGAAGCCTCTGAGGGCGGTAGCGATGGCATTATCAATGGTGGGCATACGGTTTTAGCCTTTCAACAGGCCAGAGAATACAAGTATGATCTAAGTGAAGCCAGAGTCAAAGTCACAATCCACATTGGGCTTAGTGAGGACGATGCCAAAGACATCGCCCTGGCTTCTAATACTTCTGCCCCGGTTGACGCGCGTTCTAAAGTTAACGCTAGGGGTGATTATAAATTCCTGAAACAGTTTTTAACTCAACTGGAGCGAGAGGAAAAAACCAAATTCCGCATTGCCTATTACCAGAACCAAAGCGGTGCGCCCAAAAGCCCTCAGTGCAATGTCAACCATCTCATTAAGTTGATGAACTGCCTGGACAGGAACAAATACAACCCAGACAGCAAAAGCAGAACCAAACATCCACCTGTTAGCAATACGCCTTCATTGAGTGAGGCGGAAAGACAAAGGCTATCGAAATTGTTACCGTTACTGCCCAAAGGGTTATGGATTGAGCAACGGTTATTTCAAATAATTGAGGAACACATAACCAAGCCCAGACGAAAGGGAGTAGTTGACCTCGCCTCTATCGACCCGCGCAAGAATACACTGCTGCCCGATAGCCGATACTCGTTTGGGTTTGCTGCACCTGCTGATATTGCCATGCCTATTGTTGCTGCTTATCGGGTATTTTTGGATGAACAGTACAACTGGATCATTCCTTTTGATGAGTTTGCTGAAGATTTTCTACAGCATTTGTGGGCAAACTATTATAAGAAATACTTGGTGTCGGAGAAATTAGCAGGTAACACTGTTGGCAGTAAAATCTGCCGTAACCCGGTGATTTGGGATAACGTTTATGTTTCAGCCCAGAGCTACCTGAATCAGCAGTTGATTAAGATGGTGGGGTCGAACACTAAGCGTGAAGAATTGAAGCTGGTGAATTAAGGCAATAAAAATTTGGTGGTGCATTAGGATTTCCTGCTCACAATGCACCAACAGATTCAGTGTAAAGGCGTGAGTGCAAACCTTATTCCCAGTATGACTGCCAATCATTTGTAAAAACTTGCTGTAATTTTTTCTGATAAGAATAAGTTTTAATTTTTACCATCCAGAGGTTATTAATATTTTTTCCTCCTTTACAGATCACTCCTTCGTTTACATCATATTTACTTTCACGAACATCATGAATAAATTTGCCAGTTAGCTTACCGCGATAAACAACACGCGCAATATTAAATTTACTGAAATCTTGAATAAATTGTTCGGGATGAATAATATATTTATCGGTTTGTACATCAAAAATAAGCAGTTGTTTTGGGTCATCCTGCTTGTGCATTCCTGCAAATGAGTTCATCCCAAAAAACTCAGTAAACACAGTAATTTCTGGATATTGATAGTTCTTATTTTCTCTAAATACTCCTTCTAAAGCACTGGCAAACTCTCTATTAAAAATATCAGAAGCTTCTTCTAATCCTGGATGTGCAGCATTGAATTGTGCAATCCCCTGCTCATCCAAATCAAAGCGATCTCGACGCGTACCAAAAGCATACCAGCCAAGTTCAAAATTCCAAACCCAATGTAAGTTGGTTCCATCATATTTTTCAAAAGCTATGCAGCGTTCCAAAGGGCAGTTTTTGCTATCTGGGATTTTTGGATAAACTAACTGTACTCGTACCATCTTGTGTTTTATTAGTGAATCGGTGTTCTATGGTTCACCAATTATTGTAAATGCTGCCCAATTTAAAGGAAGATAACGTTGTTTAATTAAGACTAACATTGCTTGACGTAGAGCTTGTGCTTTATCTGGAGCTTGCTGAAAATGTTGATAAAATTCGGTCATAATTAACTCAGTTGATTCATCGGGAATATTCCATAGTGAAACGATCACGCTGGGTGTTCCCGCAGCAATCAGAGAACGCGATAATCCAACTACACCATCTCCTGTCAGTGAACCTCTTGCTGTTTCACAAGCACTTAAAACGACTAACTTAGCTTTCAACTTTAAAGAGAGAATTTCCTCTGCTGTGAGTAAACCATTATCTCCAGCATCGGGAGCTAAAGCAATCCAACTTCCTAATCCTCCCTGATCTTCAGCCCATCCATGAGTTGCCAAATGAATAATTTGTGCCGTTTTCATCCTCTGTAAAACATTGATTTTAGTAGCATCTTTACCAATAATTGCTTTAGTATTAAATAGTCTAGCAATTTTCTTGGCTTCTATCTCAGCAAATGGCAAAGGCTCTAATTGGCGAGGAATTTCATCAGGATTAATAGCTACTTTTGGCATTCGGGGATTG from Aulosira sp. FACHB-615 carries:
- a CDS encoding GNAT family N-acetyltransferase — encoded protein: MSFEIELIRGFDNLPIQGIIEELAPKHIDDFVNLWSKELQKYQTQDKQWDWLFKLNFIRRNSEFEGYALVAEDSTQGLMKIETQRHGSHEEYGRKLVYVEFLASAPWNRKVIQRPPRFRGVGTNLLRYARLRSVELGYGGRVGLHSLPESVRFYENQLMNNFGVDENQNNLIYFEYSQLRR
- a CDS encoding AIPR family protein — translated: MPKNWTLKVDQFFNANPHCIIATVHVDSFPADLPLEPNIREPNRKSSTYRQIFDSLTTEPDKFFSRHSGIVLCANKVKPNSKKTQLELEILEASEGGSDGIINGGHTVLAFQQAREYKYDLSEARVKVTIHIGLSEDDAKDIALASNTSAPVDARSKVNARGDYKFLKQFLTQLEREEKTKFRIAYYQNQSGAPKSPQCNVNHLIKLMNCLDRNKYNPDSKSRTKHPPVSNTPSLSEAERQRLSKLLPLLPKGLWIEQRLFQIIEEHITKPRRKGVVDLASIDPRKNTLLPDSRYSFGFAAPADIAMPIVAAYRVFLDEQYNWIIPFDEFAEDFLQHLWANYYKKYLVSEKLAGNTVGSKICRNPVIWDNVYVSAQSYLNQQLIKMVGSNTKREELKLVN
- a CDS encoding RNA ligase family protein translates to MERCIAFEKYDGTNLHWVWNFELGWYAFGTRRDRFDLDEQGIAQFNAAHPGLEEASDIFNREFASALEGVFRENKNYQYPEITVFTEFFGMNSFAGMHKQDDPKQLLIFDVQTDKYIIHPEQFIQDFSKFNIARVVYRGKLTGKFIHDVRESKYDVNEGVICKGGKNINNLWMVKIKTYSYQKKLQQVFTNDWQSYWE
- a CDS encoding CHAT domain-containing protein produces the protein MLVELVASRLSQTADQFEPPKPPKIKQIQQIAKEQNATLIEYSIIHHPLMVKIPGKREWQVSELYIWVVKPTGKVTFHSVDLTKFQNESHLTLDQLVNKIPISNIHEWNKYLKKLHKVLIQPIAAELPKNPNEHIVFIPDETLFFVPFAALQDENGKYLIEQHTILTSPSIQVLSLTHQQNEKLKQTVLNDVLVVGNPRMPKVAINPDEIPRQLEPLPFAEIEAKKIARLFNTKAIIGKDATKINVLQRMKTAQIIHLATHGWAEDQGGLGSWIALAPDAGDNGLLTAEEILSLKLKAKLVVLSACETARGSLTGDGVVGLSRSLIAAGTPSVIVSLWNIPDESTELIMTEFYQHFQQAPDKAQALRQAMLVLIKQRYLPLNWAAFTIIGEP